From a single Coriobacteriaceae bacterium genomic region:
- a CDS encoding transaldolase: protein MAIKVFADGANLEGMLDMYENGNVQGFTTNPSLMKKGGVTDYRAFAKEVLAHITGVSVSFEVFADDAETMEVEAREIATWAENVYVKIPCVTTKGESTAELVRKLSADGIKVNVTTIFTPEQVDEMVEAVDAETPSIISLFAGRIADTGVDPIPFVTESVKKAAVKPNCEVLWASTRELINIYQAEACGCQIITVPNSILAKRKNIGRDPYEVSLDTVRGFAKDIASLGFHILP from the coding sequence ATGGCAATCAAGGTGTTCGCTGACGGTGCAAACCTCGAAGGCATGCTCGACATGTACGAGAACGGCAACGTTCAGGGTTTCACGACCAACCCGTCCCTTATGAAGAAGGGCGGCGTGACGGACTACCGCGCGTTTGCCAAGGAGGTCCTGGCTCACATCACCGGTGTGTCCGTGTCGTTTGAGGTCTTTGCAGATGACGCCGAGACCATGGAGGTCGAGGCCCGTGAGATCGCTACCTGGGCCGAGAACGTCTACGTCAAGATTCCGTGCGTGACCACCAAGGGCGAGTCCACCGCCGAGCTGGTCCGCAAGCTTTCGGCCGATGGCATCAAGGTCAACGTCACTACCATCTTTACGCCCGAGCAGGTCGATGAGATGGTCGAGGCCGTTGACGCCGAGACGCCGTCCATCATCTCGCTCTTTGCCGGCCGTATCGCCGATACCGGCGTCGATCCCATTCCGTTTGTGACGGAGTCGGTCAAGAAGGCCGCCGTCAAGCCCAACTGCGAGGTCCTGTGGGCATCCACGCGCGAGCTCATCAACATCTACCAGGCCGAAGCCTGCGGTTGCCAGATCATCACGGTGCCTAACAGCATCCTGGCCAAGCGCAAGAACATCGGCCGTGACCCCTACGAGGTCTCGCTCGACACCGTCCGCGGCTTTGCCAAGGATATCGCCTCGCTCGGGTTTCATATCCTGCCGTAA
- the rlmKL gene encoding bifunctional 23S rRNA (guanine(2069)-N(7))-methyltransferase RlmK/23S rRNA (guanine(2445)-N(2))-methyltransferase RlmL: protein MEFYASCPEGFESALADELKRLGLSHVRRLKGRATFEGELEQGYRACLWSRLASRVFVVLGRFEAQNADELYDSVYDIAWESIVRPGATIAITARGVTEQLRNTRFSALRAKDALCDRLAETTGRRADVDAADPDVHLLLSLRQRRASISLDLSGDPLFKRLPPAATRAGEGAHVLRPDYAALVLAQVGWTALCERELTADDYENEALPTLIDASCAGGGLLLEAVNILTDRAPGAARERWGFEGWQLHDAALWEQLLAEARERETAARERQARIVAVDIDPAARKTAERMVKCAGYKRFVDFCAAKPATVLDHAGAVAGAAVVADTTETPLSLMHDAMTLVGELRRAPELSAAPVAALTRDGLLARALHAEPERSIAVMPNNEEATIEVWPSLDHAAAAFEAATSADAEAEVADANEANDEAAASSMPEPAATLDLGDGKPLPVLIPESEQFANRLRKNARLRRKWAKREGVSCYRVYDADLPDYSAAIDLYEGCPQTPGRWLVIAEYAAPKTIDPALAQARMLDILAIAPRILDVPAEHVHAKARMRSRGGSQYGKQGAGKGGSGERANIARRRLPLIEEGGLTFAVNFDDYLDVGIFLDHRVTRNLVREHAKQARRFLNLFAYTGTATCYAADGGVEETVTVDLSNTYLDWAERNMRQNGFVGPQHHFVRDDVLAWIRDQRQTRNRWDLIFVDPPTFSNSSKMGRRTWDVQRDHVELLAGVSRLLAQGGHAIFSCNLRGFRPETRKLARAGVVLEDITAQTIPEDFARNQKVHHCYIVRRLPIEDAMAEVGFSAEEIAERVEELRNSEARKPRAAAPAHAQAGNGKSNFAGKPSPAGKPKKKKFYASKPKGK, encoded by the coding sequence ATGGAATTTTACGCAAGCTGCCCCGAGGGCTTTGAGTCCGCACTCGCCGATGAGCTTAAACGCCTCGGGCTTTCGCATGTTCGCCGGCTGAAGGGCCGCGCTACATTTGAGGGCGAGCTCGAGCAAGGCTACCGCGCCTGTCTGTGGTCGCGCCTGGCGAGCCGCGTGTTCGTGGTGCTCGGGCGCTTTGAGGCGCAGAATGCCGATGAACTGTACGATAGCGTTTACGACATCGCCTGGGAGAGCATCGTCCGCCCCGGCGCCACCATCGCCATCACAGCCCGCGGCGTGACCGAGCAGCTGCGCAACACGCGCTTCTCGGCCCTGCGCGCCAAAGACGCGCTGTGCGACCGTCTGGCCGAGACCACGGGCCGTCGCGCCGACGTCGATGCTGCCGACCCCGACGTTCACCTGCTGCTTTCGCTGCGCCAGCGCCGCGCGAGCATCAGCCTGGACCTTTCAGGCGACCCGCTGTTCAAACGCCTGCCGCCCGCAGCGACCCGCGCCGGCGAGGGCGCGCACGTGCTGCGCCCCGACTACGCCGCCCTGGTGCTGGCGCAGGTCGGCTGGACCGCACTGTGCGAGCGCGAGCTGACGGCCGATGATTACGAAAACGAAGCGCTGCCTACGCTGATCGACGCCTCGTGCGCCGGCGGCGGTCTGCTGCTGGAGGCCGTGAACATTCTGACCGACCGCGCCCCGGGCGCCGCACGCGAGCGCTGGGGCTTTGAGGGCTGGCAGCTGCACGACGCCGCCCTGTGGGAGCAGCTGCTTGCCGAGGCGCGCGAGCGCGAGACCGCGGCGCGTGAGCGCCAGGCGCGCATCGTCGCCGTGGACATTGACCCCGCCGCCCGCAAGACTGCCGAGCGCATGGTCAAGTGCGCCGGCTACAAGCGTTTTGTCGACTTTTGCGCTGCCAAGCCAGCCACCGTGCTGGACCACGCGGGCGCCGTCGCCGGTGCCGCCGTGGTCGCGGACACCACCGAGACCCCGCTTTCGCTCATGCACGACGCCATGACGCTGGTCGGTGAGCTGCGCCGCGCGCCCGAGCTTTCCGCGGCGCCGGTCGCCGCGCTCACCCGCGATGGATTGCTGGCCCGCGCGCTCCACGCCGAGCCCGAGCGCTCGATCGCCGTCATGCCCAATAACGAGGAGGCAACTATTGAGGTTTGGCCCTCACTCGACCACGCCGCTGCAGCGTTTGAGGCTGCGACCAGCGCGGATGCCGAGGCCGAGGTTGCGGATGCCAACGAAGCCAACGACGAAGCCGCCGCTTCCTCCATGCCCGAACCTGCCGCCACGCTCGACTTGGGCGACGGCAAGCCGCTGCCCGTGCTCATCCCGGAGTCCGAGCAGTTCGCCAACCGCCTGCGCAAGAATGCCCGTCTGCGCCGCAAGTGGGCCAAGCGCGAGGGCGTGAGCTGCTATCGCGTCTACGATGCCGACCTGCCCGACTACTCCGCTGCCATCGACCTGTACGAGGGTTGCCCGCAGACGCCGGGCCGCTGGCTCGTCATCGCCGAATACGCCGCGCCCAAGACCATCGATCCCGCGCTGGCCCAGGCCCGCATGCTCGACATCTTGGCCATCGCGCCGCGCATCCTTGATGTTCCGGCCGAGCATGTGCACGCCAAGGCCCGCATGCGTTCGCGCGGCGGCTCGCAGTACGGCAAGCAGGGCGCCGGCAAGGGCGGATCGGGCGAGCGCGCCAACATCGCGCGCCGGCGTCTGCCGCTCATCGAAGAAGGCGGGCTCACCTTTGCCGTCAACTTTGACGACTACCTGGATGTGGGCATCTTCCTGGATCACCGCGTCACCCGCAACCTGGTGCGCGAACACGCCAAACAGGCACGCCGCTTCCTCAATCTGTTCGCCTATACCGGCACCGCCACCTGCTATGCGGCCGACGGCGGCGTCGAGGAAACCGTGACAGTCGACCTTTCCAACACCTACCTGGACTGGGCCGAGCGCAACATGCGCCAGAACGGCTTTGTGGGGCCTCAGCATCATTTTGTGCGCGACGACGTGCTCGCCTGGATTCGCGACCAGCGCCAGACGCGCAACCGCTGGGACCTGATCTTTGTCGACCCGCCCACGTTTTCGAACTCGTCCAAGATGGGCCGCCGCACCTGGGATGTCCAGCGCGACCATGTTGAGCTTTTGGCCGGCGTATCGCGTCTGCTCGCGCAGGGCGGCCATGCCATCTTTAGCTGCAACCTGCGCGGCTTCCGCCCCGAGACGCGCAAACTCGCGCGCGCGGGCGTGGTGCTGGAGGACATTACGGCACAGACCATCCCCGAGGACTTCGCGCGCAACCAGAAGGTGCATCACTGCTACATCGTGCGCCGCCTGCCCATCGAGGACGCCATGGCGGAGGTCGGCTTTAGCGCCGAGGAAATTGCCGAGCGCGTCGAGGAACTGCGCAACTCCGAGGCCCGCAAGCCCCGTGCGGCAGCACCCGCGCACGCGCAGGCCGGCAACGGCAAGTCCAACTTTGCCGGCAAACCCTCCCCCGCCGGCAAGCCCAAAAAGAAGAAGTTCTACGCCAGCAAGCCCAAGGGCAAATAA
- a CDS encoding ATP-binding protein, translated as MDVRTDGDIADSFWWRRTTLTRRTPLYDACVSVGLLVAATIVGALLDHPGLAPSIMIVYVFAVQLCAFFTWSRLYCLLSSAAAVALYNFLFVDPRYSLSLIDRGYPGMFFIMFVVSLVSSSIALALRRALAQAAASDRRTHMVLETNRMLQRCADQQQIVHAMATQLARLSGCPVVWYSADAEGDDLLPRATYTAVGDAAPVHELAPQMSPRLSASAYVGTPLDATYGGSAFYGIYLTVRTGDGFVRSGDPTSVVGVLAIVAEPDVLTHEERTLADAIVSEGELALDRARAMEAREEAAVLAKNEQLRANLLRSISHDLRTPLTSISGNADVLLDQGSTGTAVLDAQTRRCLLLSIRSDALWLNATVENLLAITKLEGSGTHLSTTLELMDDIVEEALRHVSPAVREHDLKVVPCDEPALVNVDARLMVQLVVNLVNNAITYTPAGSHIVISIDVDDGRVACSVADDGPGIAPEDRERIFESFYTANHGLADSHRSVGLGLSLCRSIALAHGGSIEVAAADPHGSVFTIELPVADVSFDKE; from the coding sequence ATGGACGTCCGTACGGACGGCGATATTGCCGATAGCTTTTGGTGGCGGCGCACAACGCTGACGCGCCGCACTCCTCTGTATGACGCCTGCGTATCGGTGGGGCTGCTGGTCGCGGCGACGATTGTGGGCGCGCTGCTCGACCATCCGGGTCTCGCGCCGAGCATCATGATCGTCTATGTGTTCGCCGTTCAGCTGTGCGCATTCTTTACCTGGAGTCGCCTGTATTGCTTGTTGAGCTCGGCTGCCGCCGTGGCGCTCTACAACTTTTTGTTTGTCGACCCGCGCTACTCGCTGTCGCTTATCGACCGCGGCTATCCCGGCATGTTCTTCATCATGTTCGTGGTCTCGCTTGTGTCGAGCTCGATTGCGTTGGCCCTGCGCCGCGCCTTGGCACAGGCTGCCGCTAGCGACCGCCGCACGCATATGGTGCTCGAGACCAATCGCATGTTGCAGCGGTGCGCCGATCAGCAGCAGATCGTTCACGCCATGGCCACGCAGCTGGCGCGTCTTTCGGGCTGTCCGGTCGTGTGGTACAGCGCCGACGCCGAGGGCGATGACCTGCTGCCGCGTGCGACGTACACAGCCGTGGGCGATGCCGCCCCGGTGCACGAGCTGGCGCCGCAGATGTCGCCGCGGCTCTCGGCGTCCGCCTATGTGGGAACGCCGCTCGATGCCACCTATGGCGGCTCGGCGTTTTATGGCATCTACCTGACGGTTCGCACAGGCGACGGCTTCGTGCGCTCGGGCGACCCCACCTCGGTGGTGGGCGTGCTGGCTATCGTTGCCGAGCCCGACGTGCTGACGCACGAGGAGCGGACGCTTGCCGATGCCATCGTGAGCGAAGGCGAGCTGGCACTCGATCGCGCCCGCGCCATGGAGGCCCGCGAGGAGGCGGCGGTGCTCGCCAAAAACGAGCAGCTGCGCGCCAACCTGCTGCGCTCCATCTCGCACGACCTGCGCACGCCGCTCACCAGTATTTCGGGCAATGCCGATGTGCTGCTCGACCAGGGTTCGACCGGCACCGCGGTGCTCGATGCCCAGACGCGCCGCTGCCTGCTTCTATCCATTCGCTCGGATGCGCTGTGGCTCAACGCCACCGTCGAGAATCTGCTCGCTATCACCAAGCTCGAGGGTAGCGGCACGCATCTGTCGACCACGCTCGAGCTCATGGACGATATCGTCGAGGAGGCGCTGCGCCACGTAAGTCCGGCCGTGCGTGAGCACGATCTTAAGGTGGTGCCGTGCGACGAGCCGGCGCTCGTCAACGTCGATGCGCGCCTGATGGTGCAGCTGGTGGTCAATCTGGTGAACAACGCCATCACCTATACGCCCGCAGGCTCGCATATCGTGATTTCGATTGACGTCGACGATGGACGCGTGGCGTGCTCGGTGGCCGATGACGGCCCGGGCATTGCGCCCGAGGACCGCGAGCGAATCTTTGAGTCGTTCTACACCGCCAACCACGGTCTTGCCGACAGCCATCGCAGCGTGGGCCTGGGTCTTTCGCTTTGCCGCTCCATTGCGCTGGCGCATGGCGGTAGCATAGAGGTTGCCGCGGCGGACCCGCACGGCTCGGTCTTTACGATTGAGCTTCCCGTCGCCGACGTTTCGTTTGATAAGGAGTAG
- a CDS encoding HAD-IIB family hydrolase, giving the protein MIDACPEPAVLFFDVDGTLTSFDPDDMTDKDFSAVRPSQMVVEAFHRLRDAGHKAFICTGRPLWLIADSLRALDPAGVVAMAGATLEVEGRVVHEDCFDEDVIEELARRMAAAGIEAFFETNVATFALEPAGVEQSSLIGTSVVHSAEEMRVDGSLRVGKVCLNVPSLARVANDDGFIDREFELCNTGGQNRELSPKGINKGVGVARALAYLGREGNARTFGFGDSGNDLGMLAAVETAVAMGNAMSEVKAVADYVTDDVAHDGTVTAMQHFGLI; this is encoded by the coding sequence ATGATTGATGCGTGCCCCGAACCCGCTGTGCTCTTTTTTGACGTGGACGGCACGCTGACGTCGTTCGATCCCGACGATATGACCGATAAGGACTTTTCGGCGGTTCGCCCCTCGCAGATGGTCGTCGAGGCGTTTCATCGTCTGCGCGACGCGGGGCACAAGGCGTTTATCTGCACGGGTCGCCCCCTGTGGCTCATCGCGGACAGCTTGCGTGCGCTCGACCCCGCGGGTGTTGTTGCCATGGCGGGCGCCACGCTCGAGGTCGAGGGCCGCGTGGTGCATGAGGACTGCTTTGACGAGGACGTTATCGAGGAGCTTGCACGCCGTATGGCCGCGGCAGGGATTGAGGCCTTTTTCGAGACCAACGTGGCTACTTTTGCCCTGGAACCCGCGGGTGTTGAGCAGTCGTCTCTGATCGGCACTTCTGTGGTGCACAGCGCCGAGGAGATGCGCGTCGACGGCAGTCTGCGCGTGGGCAAGGTATGCCTCAATGTGCCCAGTTTGGCTCGCGTTGCCAACGATGACGGCTTTATCGATCGCGAGTTTGAGCTGTGCAACACCGGTGGTCAGAATCGCGAGCTGAGCCCCAAGGGCATCAACAAGGGCGTGGGCGTGGCGCGAGCGCTGGCGTATCTGGGCCGCGAGGGAAATGCGCGCACCTTTGGCTTTGGCGATTCGGGCAACGACCTGGGCATGCTCGCTGCCGTCGAGACGGCTGTCGCCATGGGCAACGCCATGTCCGAGGTCAAAGCGGTCGCCGACTACGTGACTGACGATGTCGCACACGACGGCACCGTCACCGCCATGCAGCATTTCGGCCTCATCTAA
- a CDS encoding response regulator transcription factor, whose translation MPNSAVKPLILVVEDDPAVRNLIVAALEAHGLRHMAVETAHAAIAAASSQAPSIVLLDLGLPDMDGVKVVESVRAWSGMPIIVVSARSEDADKIRALDAGADDYLTKPFSVEELLARIRTTLRRLSYAQTGGVASEGSFDTGELHIDFDAGIATMDGEELHLTPIEYKLLCLLAHNADKVLTHQSILHKIWGTATKSDLASLRVFMGTLRKKIESDPAHPRYIQTHVGIGYRLVTQG comes from the coding sequence GTGCCGAACTCTGCCGTAAAACCGCTCATCTTGGTCGTTGAGGACGACCCCGCCGTTCGCAATCTTATTGTTGCCGCGCTCGAGGCGCACGGCTTGCGTCATATGGCCGTGGAGACCGCCCATGCCGCCATCGCCGCCGCCTCATCGCAGGCACCGAGCATTGTGCTGCTCGACCTGGGTCTGCCCGATATGGACGGCGTCAAGGTGGTGGAGTCGGTGCGCGCATGGTCGGGTATGCCGATCATCGTGGTCTCGGCGCGCAGTGAGGATGCGGACAAGATTCGCGCGCTCGATGCTGGCGCCGACGACTACCTGACCAAGCCGTTTTCGGTCGAGGAGCTGCTCGCGCGCATTCGCACGACGCTCAGGCGCCTCTCGTATGCGCAAACGGGCGGTGTTGCCTCCGAGGGCTCGTTCGATACCGGTGAGCTGCATATCGATTTTGATGCCGGCATCGCCACGATGGATGGCGAGGAGCTGCATCTGACGCCGATTGAGTACAAGCTCCTGTGCCTGCTGGCGCATAACGCCGACAAGGTGCTGACGCACCAGTCTATCCTGCACAAGATTTGGGGCACGGCGACCAAGAGCGACCTGGCGAGCCTGCGCGTCTTTATGGGTACGCTGCGCAAAAAGATCGAGTCCGACCCCGCGCATCCGCGCTATATCCAAACGCACGTGGGTATCGGCTATCGCCTGGTCACCCAAGGCTAG
- a CDS encoding nitroreductase family protein has protein sequence MNERACMTSAGDVDAGGYPVETTGNAVLDTLEHRSSTRAFARDDDDRPVAVTDEQRAAILHAASRAPSAGAMMMYSIVSIREQATLDRLADLCDHQPMIAKAPWALIFVVDYAKWIDLFEHVGCFESEFVERTGKEPRRAPGLGDFAIAAQDAVIAAQNAVVAAEALGLGSCYIGDIVENAEEVAELLDLPPYTMPLSMLIIGTPRKERPAIAHPVVNLVHEERYCRADAATMDAQVAEMDAMFRPHAREVGERVVDIYTRKHTSPFMAEMSRSMEWWFKNWLGK, from the coding sequence ATGAACGAACGGGCTTGTATGACGAGTGCGGGTGACGTGGACGCGGGCGGCTATCCGGTCGAGACGACGGGCAATGCGGTGCTGGACACGTTGGAGCACCGTTCCTCCACGCGTGCCTTCGCGCGTGATGACGACGACCGTCCCGTGGCGGTGACCGACGAGCAGCGTGCAGCGATTTTGCATGCGGCGAGTCGCGCACCGTCGGCGGGCGCCATGATGATGTACTCCATCGTGAGCATCCGCGAGCAGGCTACGCTCGACCGCCTGGCCGACCTGTGCGACCACCAGCCCATGATTGCCAAGGCGCCCTGGGCACTCATATTTGTGGTCGATTATGCCAAGTGGATCGATCTGTTTGAGCACGTGGGCTGCTTTGAGTCCGAGTTTGTCGAGCGCACGGGTAAGGAGCCCCGCCGCGCGCCGGGTTTGGGCGACTTTGCCATCGCGGCCCAGGACGCCGTGATCGCCGCGCAAAACGCCGTGGTTGCCGCCGAGGCTCTGGGCCTGGGGAGCTGCTACATCGGTGATATCGTCGAGAATGCCGAGGAAGTTGCCGAGCTGCTGGACTTGCCGCCCTATACCATGCCGCTGTCGATGCTCATCATCGGCACGCCCCGTAAGGAGCGTCCGGCCATTGCGCATCCCGTGGTGAACCTGGTGCACGAGGAGCGCTACTGCCGCGCCGATGCTGCGACCATGGACGCGCAGGTGGCCGAGATGGACGCGATGTTTCGCCCGCATGCCCGCGAGGTGGGCGAGCGCGTGGTGGATATCTACACCCGCAAACACACCAGTCCCTTTATGGCCGAGATGAGCCGCTCCATGGAGTGGTGGTTCAAAAATTGGCTTGGAAAATGA
- a CDS encoding KUP/HAK/KT family potassium transporter, whose protein sequence is MEQKAKEAASHAAIPVSISAMLVTLGVVYGDIGTSPMYVTKALVAGNGGIGSVTEEFVLGALSLVVWTVTLLTTIKYVLISLRADNHGEGGIFALYSLVKRCGKWLIIPAMLGGAALLADGILTPAVTVTTAIEGLRTIPAVHAVLGDDQGRVVAITLAIIIVLFLVQRIGTAKIGHAFGPIMTLWFLFLGGTGLFFVFQHPAVLLCLNPVRGIAFLLSPNNHAGIMILGSCFLATTGAEALYSDMGHVGRGNIYATWPFVKCCLLLSYMGQGAWLMNNAANPELMGIADLNPFYQMLAPGLRPFAVGLSTVAAIIASQALITGAFSLVSEASRLDLMPHMQVFYPAETKGQLYIPMVNNVMLVGCVIVVLLFQNSAHMEAAYGLAITLTMMCTTLLLFFYLHEERKLKVAPWIFAAFFLLLEGFFFVSSLTKFFHGGYFTILMAALIMGIMVCWYNGTAVEQRQFTLLPLRSYLPQLKRLRDDDRYERMSDNVVYLTKDTHTDYIDRDIVYSILDKHPKRARAWWFVNVETMDEPHTFAYSVETFGTDYVFRVHLYLGYKINQRVNAYLRQVVQDLAATGELPAQTHDYSVYKDPGNIGTFKFVLIRKLLAPESDVEPSERTAITLKYIIRRAAGTPARWYGLENSNVSFEYVPLFTKFKAVNKMQRLAPNERP, encoded by the coding sequence ATGGAACAAAAGGCCAAGGAGGCAGCCTCGCACGCTGCGATTCCTGTGAGCATCTCGGCGATGCTCGTCACGCTGGGTGTGGTGTATGGCGATATCGGCACCAGCCCCATGTATGTAACCAAGGCGCTCGTTGCCGGCAACGGCGGCATCGGAAGCGTGACGGAGGAGTTCGTGCTCGGCGCGCTCTCCCTTGTCGTGTGGACGGTCACGCTGCTGACCACCATCAAGTATGTGCTCATCTCGCTGCGCGCCGATAACCATGGTGAGGGCGGCATCTTTGCCCTGTACAGCCTGGTCAAGCGCTGCGGCAAGTGGCTTATCATCCCCGCCATGCTGGGTGGCGCCGCGCTGCTCGCCGACGGCATCCTGACGCCAGCCGTTACCGTTACCACGGCCATCGAGGGCCTGCGCACCATCCCGGCGGTCCATGCCGTGCTGGGCGATGACCAGGGCCGCGTCGTCGCCATTACGCTCGCCATCATCATCGTGCTCTTCTTGGTACAGCGCATCGGTACGGCCAAGATCGGTCACGCCTTTGGCCCCATCATGACGCTGTGGTTCCTGTTCCTGGGCGGCACGGGTCTGTTCTTTGTCTTCCAGCACCCCGCCGTGCTGCTGTGCCTCAACCCGGTGCGCGGCATCGCCTTTTTGCTGAGCCCCAACAACCACGCGGGCATCATGATTCTGGGCAGCTGCTTCCTCGCCACCACCGGTGCCGAGGCGCTCTACTCCGACATGGGCCACGTCGGCCGCGGCAACATCTACGCTACCTGGCCGTTCGTTAAGTGCTGCCTGCTGCTTTCCTATATGGGCCAGGGCGCTTGGCTTATGAACAACGCTGCCAACCCCGAGCTCATGGGCATTGCCGACCTCAACCCGTTCTACCAGATGCTCGCCCCGGGCCTGCGCCCGTTTGCCGTCGGCCTTTCCACCGTCGCGGCCATCATTGCCTCGCAGGCGCTCATCACCGGCGCATTCTCGCTGGTGTCCGAGGCCAGCCGTCTGGATCTCATGCCGCACATGCAGGTCTTCTACCCTGCCGAGACCAAGGGCCAGCTCTACATCCCCATGGTCAACAACGTCATGCTTGTCGGCTGCGTCATCGTGGTGCTGCTGTTCCAGAACTCGGCGCATATGGAAGCCGCCTACGGCCTTGCCATTACGCTGACTATGATGTGCACCACGCTGCTGCTCTTCTTCTACCTGCACGAGGAGCGCAAGCTCAAGGTTGCTCCGTGGATCTTCGCGGCCTTCTTCCTTTTGCTTGAAGGCTTCTTCTTCGTGAGCTCGCTCACCAAGTTCTTCCACGGCGGCTACTTCACCATCCTTATGGCTGCACTCATCATGGGCATTATGGTGTGCTGGTACAACGGCACGGCGGTCGAGCAGCGCCAGTTTACGCTGCTGCCGCTGCGCAGCTACCTGCCGCAGCTCAAGCGCCTGCGCGACGACGACCGTTACGAGCGCATGAGCGACAACGTCGTGTACCTGACCAAGGACACCCATACCGACTACATCGACCGCGATATCGTCTATTCGATCTTGGACAAGCATCCCAAGCGCGCCCGCGCCTGGTGGTTTGTGAATGTCGAGACCATGGACGAACCGCACACCTTTGCCTATTCGGTCGAGACGTTCGGCACCGACTACGTGTTCCGCGTGCATCTGTACCTGGGCTACAAGATTAACCAGCGCGTCAATGCCTATCTGCGTCAGGTCGTTCAGGACCTGGCTGCCACCGGCGAGCTGCCGGCGCAGACGCATGACTACTCGGTCTACAAGGATCCGGGCAACATCGGTACGTTCAAGTTCGTCCTGATTCGTAAGCTTCTGGCGCCCGAAAGCGATGTGGAGCCGAGCGAGCGTACGGCCATCACGCTCAAGTACATCATCCGCCGTGCCGCCGGCACGCCCGCACGCTGGTACGGCCTGGAGAACTCCAACGTGAGCTTTGAGTACGTGCCGCTGTTCACCAAGTTCAAGGCTGTGAATAAGATGCAGCGCCTGGCCCCCAACGAGCGGCCGTAG